CATCCTCAACTGTGCCGAAGATCGACTGGCCAATCCCAAACGCGGTGAGGAATAGCGCGGTTCCGACCGCACCCGCCAGCTGCTGCAGCGTGTTGACGATCGCGGATCCGTGACCGTACAGCTCGCTCGGCAGGGAGCCGAGCGAGTGCGTCATCATCGATGACATCACTAGCGCCATGCCCGCACCGAAAATGGTGTGGAACATGATCACGGTCCACAGCGCAGTGTCGGCACCGGAGGTCGCAAGGCCCCACTGGCCGATCGCCAAGAGGAACGTGCCCGGAATCACGAGCGGCTTCGGGCCGTGCTTGTCGTAGATGCGGCCGGCGATGGGCGAGATGACGGCCTGGATGAGACCGCCGGCGAGGAGCGAAAGCCCGACAGTCGCCGTGTTGAGGCCGAGGCCGTTCTCAAGGTAGATGGGCAGGACCACAGTCGAACCGAGCATGGTGCCGAATGCGATGCCGATGATGATCAGGCTGCGGCTGAAGGTGCCATTCTTGAACGGAGTGAGGTTGAGCAGTGGCGCGCCGCCGCTGCGGACGAGGGAGTTCTGGCGAACCACAAAGATCCACAGCGCGGCGATGCCCACCACGAGCGCGATGAGGGGCACGTAGTTACCCTCGCCGATCAACGAGATGCTGGAAACACCGTAGACGAAGCCGCCGAAGCCGATGACCGAAAGCAAGATGGACACGGCATCGAGGCGACCCGCCGGCTGACCCTTGCCACCCGGAAGCGCAAGCACGCCGACGAAGAATGCCACCACGGCAAACGCGAGCATGCCCCAGAAGAGTGCGTGCCACGACCACGCCTCAATGACGAGGCCGGCGACGGTAGGGCCAACCGCGGGACCAACCGAAATCACAACCGAGTTGAGCCCCATGATCGACCCACGGTGTTGTGCGGGGATGAGGCGTAGCGAGGTCGTCATCAACAGCGGCATGATCACCGCGGTGCCGAGCGCCTGCACGATACGGGCGAGCAGCATCGTCTCGAACGAGGTTGCAAGCGCTGCGATGAGCGTCCCGACCGCGAACAGCGCGATTGCCCAAAGGAACAGGGTTCTCGTGCCGAAGCGCTGCATCAGGTACCCAGTCAGCGGAATGCAGATCGCCATCGTGAGCAGGAACGCGGTGGTAAACCAGCCAGCTGACGCTGCAGAAATTGAGAAGTCGCTCATGAGCGACGGGAGCGCGACGGTGAGGACGGTTTCGTTGAGAATCATCACAAACGCGGCGATCGCCAAGGTGCCAATGATGGCAACGAGTCGCCCAGTGGAGTACACCGGGGCCGCTGATGTAGCCGAGTTCTGCTCGGTCTTTGTCATATGGGTCTTCCTTCAAGTTTTGCGAATACCCAAGTATGGCACGGTGTGACAGGTTGTCGTAAGATGACATTGCGAATTTTTTTGAAACGGACGTGAAACAATGACCGCCATGACCACCGACGGAACCTCGCTCACCGAACGCCGTCGCGCTCAAACCACCAATGAAATTCACCTTGCGGCGATGACCATCTTCGAGAAGCAGGGGGTGGATGCGACGACCGTCGCTGAGATTGCGGATGCAGCTGGCATTTCCTCGCGTACGTTCTTTCGCTACTTCGATAACAAGGAACACGCGGGTATCCCGGGACAGGTCGGGTTGCGGATGCGCGTCGAGAAGTTTGCGCCGATCGATGATTCGCCGAATCACGTGCTCAAACAGATCGAGTCACTGTTCGAATCGGAGATCGAATTCGCGGGGGATCTTGGCGAAGACTCCCTGCGCGTCGCAAAACTGGTCGCTGGTGAGCCGGCGCTTCGCGAGGAAGCGGCGGCTCAGTTGCAGCGCATCGCAAAATCTCTCGAGGCCCAGCTACGTGAACACTGCCCGTCACTCAACCGGTCCACCACGATACTGATCACGAATCTCGCGATCACGACGTGGCAGACCAGTTGGGAATCGCTCGGGCAGCGCTCCATTGCTGGCGAGCGCGTCTCCGCAATCGACAACTACCGTGAGCACTGCGAAATGCTGCGGAGCATCCTGCGCTAGCTGGGCATCGG
This DNA window, taken from Gulosibacter molinativorax, encodes the following:
- a CDS encoding MDR family MFS transporter, translated to MTKTEQNSATSAAPVYSTGRLVAIIGTLAIAAFVMILNETVLTVALPSLMSDFSISAASAGWFTTAFLLTMAICIPLTGYLMQRFGTRTLFLWAIALFAVGTLIAALATSFETMLLARIVQALGTAVIMPLLMTTSLRLIPAQHRGSIMGLNSVVISVGPAVGPTVAGLVIEAWSWHALFWGMLAFAVVAFFVGVLALPGGKGQPAGRLDAVSILLSVIGFGGFVYGVSSISLIGEGNYVPLIALVVGIAALWIFVVRQNSLVRSGGAPLLNLTPFKNGTFSRSLIIIGIAFGTMLGSTVVLPIYLENGLGLNTATVGLSLLAGGLIQAVISPIAGRIYDKHGPKPLVIPGTFLLAIGQWGLATSGADTALWTVIMFHTIFGAGMALVMSSMMTHSLGSLPSELYGHGSAIVNTLQQLAGAVGTALFLTAFGIGQSIFGTVEDAVRLPFIVGGVLAVVAIILSFTIKSAKREPEVVESTTRAPERTETGMVSTSA
- a CDS encoding TetR/AcrR family transcriptional regulator, with amino-acid sequence MTTDGTSLTERRRAQTTNEIHLAAMTIFEKQGVDATTVAEIADAAGISSRTFFRYFDNKEHAGIPGQVGLRMRVEKFAPIDDSPNHVLKQIESLFESEIEFAGDLGEDSLRVAKLVAGEPALREEAAAQLQRIAKSLEAQLREHCPSLNRSTTILITNLAITTWQTSWESLGQRSIAGERVSAIDNYREHCEMLRSILR